CCTGAGATTGGTGACGGGGAGGTGTTAGTCAAGATCCATACCTGCGGAATCTGTGGGACGGATTTGAAGAAGATTCATAGCGGTTCGCATGATGCGCCGCGTGTCTTTGGGCACGAGATGGCGGGGACGATTGTGCGAGTGGGCGCCGGGGTTGAGAGGTTCGCTGTCGACGATCGGGTGATGGCTTACCATCACATTCCTTGTGGCGAGTGCTATTACTGTCGCAAACAGACGTTTGCGCAGTGTGAGGTTTATAAGAGGGTTGGATGTACGGCGGGTTTTGCGCCCTCTGGCGGCGGCTTTGCCGAGTACATTCGCGTGATGGACTGGATTGTGCGGCGTGGGTTGGTGAAGATTCCCGACAATATTCCGTTTGAGCAGGCGGCGTTTCTGGAGCCGGTGAACACCTGCTATAAGGCGATTCAGTTGCTCGATTTGAAGGCGGATGAGACAGTGCTGGTGATTGGCCAAGGACCGATTGGGATTTTGCTGGCTGCGCTAGCACGGCGGACGGGAGCTAATGTTCTGACCAGTGATCTGTATAAAGAGCGGCACGCCGTGGCAGCGAAGTTCGGGCTTGATCATCCTGTTGATGCTCGTGAAAATGTGGTTGCAGCGGCGAAGAAGGCTACCGAAGGACGCGGTGCAGATATCGCTCTGCTGGCGGTTGGCAGCGATGCGTTGATCAAGGTTGCCATGGAGGCGATTCGGCCGGGCGGACGAGTGGTGCTGTTTGCTTCGACGCAGCATGGGGAGGCACCGTTCGATCCTGCGGCTGTGTGTATGGACGAGAAGACGTTGATGGGGTCTTACAGTGCGTCGGTCGCGATACAGGATGAGGTGACGCGGATGGTGTTCGACGGCTACCGTAGCGGGTTCGATTTGACCAACCTGATCTCGCACCGGTTTTCGCTGGAGGATGCGGTGGCGGCGATCGATCTGGCGTCGCATCCCCAGGCTGACTCGATGAAGATTGTGATTCAGCCTGGAGGCTAGTCGCGGGTTCGTTTCTTGACTTCTACGTTAAGGCGCTTGATCTTCTGGTTGAGAGTCGAGAGCGGAATCTTGAAGTATTCGGCGGCTTCGGTCTGGTTCCAGTGGCAACGTTCGAGGCGGTCGGAGATGATGCGACGCTCGATCTCTTCCATCAGGTCGAAGAGACTGGCGTTTGGCTGGTGGTCGAGCAGGCTGGCCGAGTAGGTGCTTCCGGTGAGTTGAGTGGGCAGCAGGTCTGGATTGATGCTGCGGGAGGTGGAGAGGACGACACCGCGCTCCATGGCGTTCTCAAGTTCGCGAACGTTGCCGGGCCACTCGTAGTCCATGATGATGCGCATCGCCTCAGGGGAGAGGGAGCGCGTCTCCGTACCATTCTCTTCTGCGTAAAATTTGAGGAAGTGTGATGCGAGCAGAGGGATGTCTTCGCGGCGGGAACGAAGCGGCGGGAGTTCCAGGCTGATGACGTTGAGGCGGTAGAAGAGGTCTTCGCGGAAGCGTCCTGCGCGGACGGCGTCCTGAAGGTTGACGTTGGTGGCGGCGATGATGCGAACGTCGACTTGAATCTCCTGTACGCCGCCGAGATGCATGAAGCGGCGGTCTTGAAGGACACGGAGGATCTTGGCTTGCATGTCCATACCCATGGTGCCGATCTCGTCGAGGAAGAGCGTACCGCCGTTAGCGACTTCGAAGAGACCTTTTTTAGCTGTGACGGCAGAGGTGAAGGCGCCTTTGACGTGGCCGAAGAGAGTGGATTCAAGCAGCTCGGATGGCACGGCACCGGTGTTGACCGGCACGAAAGGACGATCCTTGCGAGGGGAGTTGGCGTGGATGGCCTTGGCTATGAGTTCTTTGCCGGTGCCGCTTTCACCCTGGATGAGAACGGTCGAGCGGCTGGGGGCGACTTGTGCGATGAGGTCGAAGAGGCGGAGCATCGGCTCACTCTTGCCGACGATGTTTTCAAAGTTGTAGCGCTGCTTGAGGGTGCGCTTGAGTTGAACGACCTCTTCTTCGGCACGATGGCGAGCGACGGCGGCGCGGATGTCGGCAAGCAGCTTCTCGTTGTCCCACGGCTTCTGGACGAAGTTTTCTGCTCCGGCGCGGATTGCGTCGACGACGTTGCCGACCGTGCCGTAGGCCGTGATCATGATGACGGGAAGGTTGGGCTGCATCTCGACGATACGGGGGAGGAGATCCAATCCGCTTTCACCAGGCAGGGCGAGGTCGAGGAGGAGCAGGTCGTACTCGTTGCGTGAGAGCAGCTCGAGGCCGGAGGGGCCATCGCTTGCGGCACTGACGGTGAAGCCTTCGAGGGTGAGCAGGGTGTCGAGCGACTCGCGGATGGCTGCTTCGTCATCGATGATGAGGATGCGGGGATCGCCGACGACTCGGGCGGTGCGTTGGAGATGGAGGGTTTCGGCGGCGAGCTCGGTGATCTCAGACATGCATCGCCTTCCTGTCGATCGTTACTGCTTCGGTCTTCACCGCTTCGGCCTTTACTGCTTCGGCCTTCGGAGGTCCATCCGCGATGACGGGAGGGCGAGCGGCTGAGGTGGGGAACTCCAACTGGAAGGCGGTGCCGACGCCGATCTCGCTCTCAACGTGGATCTTTCCGGCGTGCTCCTGCATGATGCCGTAACTGACGGCGAGGCCGAGGCCGGTGCCCTTGTGTTCGCCCTCCTGGGGCTTGGTCTTGGTGGTGAAGAAGGGATCGTAGATGCGGTGGAGGTGCTCTTTTTCGATACCGTTGCCGGAGTCCTGAATGCGGACGATGACGCGGCCAGCGCCGTTGAAGGTTG
The nucleotide sequence above comes from Tunturibacter empetritectus. Encoded proteins:
- a CDS encoding zinc-dependent dehydrogenase — protein: MSHIIPETMRAAVYRGVDDVRIETIAVPEIGDGEVLVKIHTCGICGTDLKKIHSGSHDAPRVFGHEMAGTIVRVGAGVERFAVDDRVMAYHHIPCGECYYCRKQTFAQCEVYKRVGCTAGFAPSGGGFAEYIRVMDWIVRRGLVKIPDNIPFEQAAFLEPVNTCYKAIQLLDLKADETVLVIGQGPIGILLAALARRTGANVLTSDLYKERHAVAAKFGLDHPVDARENVVAAAKKATEGRGADIALLAVGSDALIKVAMEAIRPGGRVVLFASTQHGEAPFDPAAVCMDEKTLMGSYSASVAIQDEVTRMVFDGYRSGFDLTNLISHRFSLEDAVAAIDLASHPQADSMKIVIQPGG
- a CDS encoding sigma-54-dependent transcriptional regulator; this translates as MSEITELAAETLHLQRTARVVGDPRILIIDDEAAIRESLDTLLTLEGFTVSAASDGPSGLELLSRNEYDLLLLDLALPGESGLDLLPRIVEMQPNLPVIMITAYGTVGNVVDAIRAGAENFVQKPWDNEKLLADIRAAVARHRAEEEVVQLKRTLKQRYNFENIVGKSEPMLRLFDLIAQVAPSRSTVLIQGESGTGKELIAKAIHANSPRKDRPFVPVNTGAVPSELLESTLFGHVKGAFTSAVTAKKGLFEVANGGTLFLDEIGTMGMDMQAKILRVLQDRRFMHLGGVQEIQVDVRIIAATNVNLQDAVRAGRFREDLFYRLNVISLELPPLRSRREDIPLLASHFLKFYAEENGTETRSLSPEAMRIIMDYEWPGNVRELENAMERGVVLSTSRSINPDLLPTQLTGSTYSASLLDHQPNASLFDLMEEIERRIISDRLERCHWNQTEAAEYFKIPLSTLNQKIKRLNVEVKKRTRD